The genome window CGAAAGACTCCGCTGCAATGATTCTAACAGATGATAATTTCGTTTCGATTGTGGATGCAGTTGGCGTAGGTAGAACCGTTTTTGACAATATTAAGAAATCAATTGCTTATCTATTTGCAGGAAACCTAGGTGCGATTATTGCGATTTTATTCGCGCTAGTGCTGGACTGGATCAACCCGTTCACTGCATTACAATTACTATTTATCAACTTAGTCAATGACTCCTTACCAGCAATCGCACTAGGTATGGAAAAAGCAGAACCTGACGTAATGAAACGCAAACCAAGAGATATAAACGAAGGTATTTTTGCTGGTGGAACAATGCGCGCCGTTATCAGTCGTGGTGTATTAATCGGTATCGCCGTTATCATCTCACAATACATCGGTATGCAAATTTCACCAGAGATGAGTGTCGCAATGGCGTTCACTACACTTATCCTAGCTCGTACATTACAAACATTTGCAGCCCGATCAAACGTCCAAACCGCATTTGGCGCAGGATTCTTCAGCAACAAATACGTAATCGGTGCTGTATTGCTTTGTTTCGTCCTATACGGAATTACTGTACTACCAGGAGCTCGCGAAATCTTCTCAATCCCAGCATCATTTGGCCTACATGAATGGTCGATTGCAGCCGGGCTAGCACTTGCAGCAGTTGTAATGATGGAGATTATTAAAGTAGTTCAGAATAAGTTTTTCAAATAAATTATAAAAACACAGAAATTCCTTGTTTGGCTGAGGATTTCTGTGTTTTTTATTTCATATAAAATACAGGTTTCTTGAATTATAAGTAACTATTGAACCGATATATAAGCAATGAGTTATTCTTTTGGAAAAAGTACTAAAAAAGTAAAAAATCCGATACGACGATGTGGATCTTTGATAAATCGATTTAAAAGCATTGAAAATATCTCTATTTATAGGGGATTTTAGTTTTTCTTAAACTTTACTAAAGTTTTTTCATTTGTTAAATGTGTCTGAAATATGTCGGAAAGCGTTTTTTTGTATGACGAACTTTTGTATAAAAAAGTTATATTTGTTATTTATTTTAAAAACTCATTTTAGTCATATGTACATAGAAGTTCTTTACAAGTAATATAAAAGTTGCAATGTGATTACACGTTATTTCACAGCATATAAAATATATTTGAAGGAGAGAACTCTTTTATGATTAAAGCAACTAGAGCGCGACATTATTTAATGCTGTTAATGGCATTTTTCCTAGTATTAGGACAATTAAATTTAACAGCCCTTAATGTGTTTGCAAAAGAAAATGGGAATGACGAACTAACTTATGAAGTTCAGTCTAAATTGACAGAAGATAAAAAATCAGCTGATTTAACCATTAAAGTAACACCAAAAAGCGATCAGGTGAAAATCTTGACTATTGAAACACCTGATGGAGAGAAGAGAGAGGGCCAAGAAGTAAGCTATAAAGCCGAAAAAAATGGCACAACTAACTTTTTAATTAATTATCAAAATACAAGCGAAGAAAAAGCAGAAACTAAAACATATACTGCTTCTTATGAAGTATCTGACATAGTTTCTGAAGATGGAGTAAATAAAGATTCTGACACAGAGAAGGAAACTGAAAAAGAAGATGCTAATATTCAGCCTCCTTCTACTACAAATAATACTAAAAATATAAAATCACTTAAATCTGGACAAACAACAGTTGAACTAAAAATACCAGATTATGACCAAACAGCATGGGCAAATGGTGATATTAAAGAAGTAACAGCGACAGTGAACTTTGGCGACAGTACTTCTACTGGCAAAAAAGTGAATTTCACTTTACCAGATGGAATGCGTTTTGTTTCTTTGCCAGTACCGAGTAATTATCAGGCTGGTACGAATGAAGATACAGGCGTTTTGAGTTATTTAGGAGCAAGTGATCCACTAGGAATAGCCATTACTTCGGTGGAAGTACCTAATAAAGAAACAGCATATAGTCAAGCTACGTTTGGAACAGTAAGTTATGAGCTAAGTCCAGGAACTGAAAAAGCGAGCTTTAAATTTTCAGTACGGGTAGATGCAGCAAAATATTACGGACCAACTGACTTAGCAGATCCAATTAAAACAGAAGTATATAAAGGAGAGGCAAGTACACCTGTTGCTTCTGCAGATCAAGCAATTCGTGCGGAAGGAAATAAAGTTGTAGGGTATGCCGATCAAAATCATGTGAAAACTATGTTTCGAACTTGGTATAATGATCAAAGACTATCAGAAGTCCTTGCAAGTACAGATACTACCGACTCTTATAACTATACAAAATCATACTCTGTCGTGAATGGATCGAATAGTTTAGACAGTCGTGGAGCAGCAGTATACATTGCTAAAAATATCGAAGTAACACTTTATTACCCGGAAGGAATGGAGTTTGTAAATGTTGTAAATAATGCTGGCACAGTGCTGAAGGAAAATTCTAACGTAACTATTACTAATTATCCAAGTGAAAATAAGGTTGTCATTAATAATAAGCACTTAAACAACAGCGCCACTAGTAATTCTATTTATGGAGTCAAATATAAAGTACCTAAAGGAACTCCTGCAGGAACATACAGCACAGCAAAAGCTCCTCATGCAGTTATCACAACATATGATGGAGAAGTATTTGAATCAGATGCACTGACAACTAATCCTAACGATTTAACTACTATAGCACCTCTAGACACTTGTAAAGTTGTTGATACTACCGAAAATAAAATGACTTTGACTACAGCAAATGGTCAACTTAATCCAAATAACGAAACTTGGGCTGGTAGCATTCAAATAAATAATAAAAAAAGTGCTGGTGTGAAAAAAAATCAAATGTATCAAATTAAATTTGACCCTAACTGGGAAGCTTATATGGTCAATATCCCTTTTGATAGCACTATTTCAGGAAACAAAATCAGTGAAGTACAGTATAAAACAAATTTAAACGACGCTTTTCGAACATTTGATGGAGCGCTTATTAAAAATAATAACCAAATGTATCGACTAGATGCAAAAGCAGTTGGGCTTGAAGAAGGGGAATATTTCACAGAAGTAAAAGCAAATGTGGGAGATTTTGCGCCTGGATATCAGAGCACAGAAGCTTCGGCTACTTATCGTTGGAACTCTACTGCTTCATACGGTAAAATCAAGCCAGGCGTTACATCTGTCCAATATGAAGGCGCAATATGGGACGCGGATGATGAGTCCAATACGAAAGTATCTGGCATATCAACCTATAAAGTTTCAAGTGCAGAAAGTACAGTAGCAAATGGTACAGCAGCTTTCTATAATAAAGCTGGTACAAAGGTGAAAACAGCTAGCGCAGGAGAAACAATTAACACAAAAGCGACATTAGTGTTACATGATTACCCTTATGGAACAAGGACGGTCCTCAATGATCCAGAAGTTTATTTACATGCTCTAGAAGGTACAACAATTCAACCTTCTTCCATTAAACTAACGGATCAAGGTGGAAAAGATGTTAATTTCACAGTTGAACAAGAAACGGCAAATAATGGAGATAAAGTATACGCCTTAAAAACAACGGATGTGTCAGTGGGAGTATATGTTGGCTATCCAACTAAACATAAATATCTAAATATCAGTTACGATACAACGTTTGATGTAACTCTAAATAAAAGTATTAATATGGATGCGCAACAGGTCATTGCATGGGGAGCAAATGTTACTCCGGCAACGGGAACTAATACTTTTTCGGATTTAGGGCTAGATGTAAATAAAAATGGCAGAGACAATGATAAATTACTTTCTGTCAACAGTAGTACTTTAAGTATTCCAAAACAAGACACAGTTACTGTAGAAACCTTCTTAAGCGTGGCTGGAGAAGGCGATAAAGCAGCTTATATGGAAGGAGAAGACAGTACAGTTTCCTACTTCTCACCAGGAACAGATGCTGATTATACAGTCAAGATTACGAACACTTCTAGTGGGAACGCAAGTACATTTGAGCTTTATATCCCAATTCCAAAAACTGGTCAAGACTTCGGATCTAAATTCCAAAGCGAGCCGTTCAAATGGGATATGAAACTAAATGGAGCACTACCTGTTAATGCAGAACAACAAGATCAATTCGATGTAAGTTACGCAACAACCGCAACAGGAGACAATTATGATTCCACCGACATATACTCAAATACTGTTGCTGATTATGAAAAAGTAAATATGGTTCGAATCAAAGTTAAAACACAAATTAATGCAGGCGAAACACAAACCTTCAAAGTGCCACTTAAAGTAGATGAAACATTTGATTCAGCAACAGAAGGCAACAAAATTGGTGAACGTGATATTTACAACCCATATTACCGTGTAATTACTAATACGTTCGCTGGTTCATTATCTGGAACAAAAGTTGGTGCTGAACTAGTAATTGGTGAAGTAGCAGGTATGCTATTTAATGATAAAGATGTTAACGGTTCGTATGAAAAAGATAAAGGCGATGAACCATTAGCGAATGAAACAGTTGAGTTATACAAATGGAATGTATCCACATCTGAATATGAACCCGCCAAAGTAGGCGACAAAAATATAACTGCCACAACAGATAGCAATGGTAAATACAGTTTTGATTATAGTGATGGTGTTGGTTATGGTAATTATGCAGTGAAATTCCCAGACAAAGCTGGCTACCAATATACATTAAAAAATATTGGTAAAGATACTTCTCTAAATAGTGATGTACCTTACAGCGGAGCAGATAGAGGTTGGGCGAAACAAATCAATCCAACTTTACCAAGCTCACAATATACAAATGCAGGTTATTATGCTTATAATCCGACGCAAGATTTAAAAGTTAACCTAGATGAAAAACAAGTTCAAATGGGTCGTAGCTTAGAAATCACTTTACCAAAAGTAGCCTCAACGACTGGACAAGCTGCCGAAGATACCATTGAACCAAGCTTCTTTAAAAATATTAAAGCAACAACAAATGGCTACAAATGGACTGTTGCAGATACAAAAGTGGCAACAGTACAAACGCTAGCAGATGGTTCAGCAGCTGTAGTTGGCGTTTCTACAAACGATAAAACGATTGATGTAACAGATTTAACGCTTACTATTCAAGATATTTTTGGTACAGAACAAAGCTCTACAGCCCCAGTATATGTTACTGGAAAAGAGGGAACTGTTGCGCAACAAGATGGTTACACCATGGGTGCAGCTGACTTTTCATTGGAGTACAAAGAAGCCACTGAATTAACGAAAGCACAGGCCTTAACTCTTGCGAAAACAGCCGCTTTTGAAGAAGTAAAAAACGGTGTTAATTCAAGCGCAGAAGATTGTTTAGACTTAGTACAAGTGAACCAAACACAATTAGATGCCATAAAAAATGGTTCTAATCAAGGTGGCGTGTATCCATTAACTTACACGATAACAAAAGATAGCAAAACGGTTTCAGTCACTATTCAAGTAACTGTAGAGGATGATTTAACGGCAGTGAACGCGCATGATTCTACTATTTATATAGGAGATACATGGGAAGCGGAAGATAACTTTGATAGTGCAACAAATAAAGAAGGCGACACTAATGTAGCATTTAGTGATGTGACAGTTACAGGAACTGTAAACACTACAGTAGCTGGTGCTTATCCGGTTACCTACACATACAATGGTGTCTCTAAAAAAATTAATGTCACTGTCAAAGCTAAACAAACAGCAGTCAACGCGCATGATTCCGCGATTTATACTGGCGACACATGGAATGCCGAAGACAACTTTGATAGTGCGCTTGATAAAGATGGTAATTCTGTCGTTTTTGCTAATGTAACAGTGGCAGGAAATGTAAATACAACTGAAGCTGGTACTAATACCATCACTTATAGCTACGATGGCGGTTCGAAAACTATTACAGTTACTGTCTTAGAAAATAAGGAAGGTATCAGTGCACATGACTCTACTATTTATGTAGGGGATGCATGGGATGCTAAAGATAACTTCGATAGTGCTTTTGATAAAGATGGTAACGCGGTTGACCTAGAAGATGTTACAGTCACAGAAAAACCAACCGTTGATACAACAAAAGCAGGTGCTTACGAAGTCACTTACAAGTATGGAAAAGTATCGAAAAAAATCACTTTAACAGTGAAAGCTAAATTAACAGCAGTCAACGCACATGATTCCGCGATTTACATCGGAGATACGTGGAGTGCAGAAGATAACTTTGACAGTGCGCTGGATAAAGATGGCAATTCCGTCGCTTTTGCTGATATCGAAGTTAAAGGAACCGTTGATACAGACAAAGTTGGAACATATCCAGTCACGTACACATATGACGGTGTCTCAAAAACAATTAATATCCAAGTAAAAGACATCTTAACAGCAGTGAACGCGCATGATTCTGAAATTTATATAGGGGACAACTGGAATGCCAAAGATAATTTTGACAGTGCCAAAGATAAAGACGGAAATACAGTAAATTGGAAAGACATCAATGTTTCGGAAAATCCAGCAGTTGATTTAGAAACAGTTGGTGTTTACCAAGTGACTTATAGTTATGGCGGTGTTTCGAAGACAATTAATCTGACTGTCCATCCAAGAAAAACAAGTTTAGAAGTTCATGACTCCACAATGTATACAGGAGATAAATGGAAAGCAGAAGACAATTTTGATAATGCTACAGATAAAAAAGGTGACCAAATTCCTTTCAAAGATGTCACTGTAACCGGACAAGTTGATTCTAAAACAGCAGGCACGTATGAAATAACCTATATCTATGATGGAGTGAAAAAAGTAGCACACATCACTGTAATCCAAAACCAAGCACAAATCACTGTAAAAGATAGCGTTATCCCATATGGAGAAAAATGGGAAGCAGAAGCTAACTTTATAGGCGCGACAAACCGAGATGGTGTAGCAATTCCTTTCTCCAAAATCCAAGTAGAAGGTAAAGTAGATGTAAATAAAGCTGGTACGTACAAAGTGATTTACACGTATGATCCAAATGAAGGAACAGCAGATGCAGGCAAGAAGCAACTTTCTGTCACAGCTAACATTCAAGTAGAAGCAGAAATTGTAAAACCTATAAAACCAGTTGATCCATCAAAACCAACAGATCCTAAAAAACCAGTAAAACCATCAACTCCAACAAAACCATCAACAGAAAAAACACCATTAAAAGTAGTTGATAACAAGCAACATACAAGAACATATGAAGAAGCAAAACCATTACCAAAAACAGGTGACCAAACAAATACTTGGGTAATATGGACAGGCGTATGCTTGCTAAGTATGAGCTTGCTTCTATGGGTGGTAATGAGAGGGAGAAAGAAAAACTATCAGTAAGAGGAACTAACAGGTAAAGGAAAGACAATAAGAAGGTAAAATAAATACCGACCAGAAAAATCTGGTCGGTATTTTTTATCGAGAAATATAGAAGTTAACTGATGTTTTTTGGAGATAAAGCTATTCATTTGTTAATTCAGTACAACCACCAAACCACAACTCCAACAGTCCAAACCATCGCAAGCGGCACTAAAATCCGGAACTTCGGTTTTTGTGTTTTATGGTGAAACAACTGCATCGACATCCAACTACCAAACGCCCCACCAAGAAATGCAGAGAAAAGCAGCACAGATTCAGGTATCCGGTAAGCGTGTTTAATTGCTTTCCGTTTATCAATAGCGAATAATAGAAAAGAAATAAGCGTTATCGCGATTAAATATATTGTTAAAATCATTTAGGAATCCCCCTTCATTGCTAAAACAAACTATATTGATTAGAATAAAAGCATACCATAAAAGAAAGCAGGGATAAAATGGCAAAAGAAATTATTCAAACATCGTCAGCACCAAAAGCACTTGGACCATACTCGCAAGCTGTAAAAGTGAATGGACTTATTTTTACATCAGGTCAACTTGGTATTAACCCGGCTACCGGCGAATTAGTAGTAGGCGCGACAAAACAAGCCGAACAAGCATTTAAAAATTTAGCAGCAGTATTAGAAGAAGCTGGTTCTGGACTGGACAAAATTATTAAAGCAACTGTTTTCTTCAAAGATTTAAATGAATTTAAGGCTGTGAATGAAGTTTACGCCACGTTCTTTTCCAGTGATTTTCCTGCGAGAAGTGCTTTCCAAGTAGCGAAATTACCGCTAGATGCTGAAATTGAAATCGAAGTTATCGCAGAAGCATAAATATTCAGAAATAAATTTGACAACCACGAGAAATAAACGATATAATAAGAACCAATTACATAGTAACTTATCAAGAAAGGTGGAGGGTTCTGGCCCCGTGAAACCTTGGCAACCGGAAGTTTCACGGTGCCAAATCCAGCAGGTAACACTGACAGATAAGGCACGCGAATCAGGTAAATTACTCTTTCCCTTAAAAGCTGTCTTTTAAGGGAAAGTTTTTTTTGTACATAAAAATAAAACGAATTGAGGCGAAGGAAATGAATCAAGTAGCTCCATTTTATGCAGATCATGTGGGAAGTATTTTACGCACAAAGGGAATTAAAGACGCACGAGAGAAATTCCAAAGTGGCGAAATAACAGCCTTAGAGTTGCGCAAAATCGAAAATACAGAAATTAAGTATATCGTCGAAAAGCAAAAAGAAGTCGGCTTAAAATCAATCACAGATGG of Listeria monocytogenes contains these proteins:
- a CDS encoding bacterial Ig-like domain-containing protein — its product is MIKATRARHYLMLLMAFFLVLGQLNLTALNVFAKENGNDELTYEVQSKLTEDKKSADLTIKVTPKSDQVKILTIETPDGEKREGQEVSYKAEKNGTTNFLINYQNTSEEKAETKTYTASYEVSDIVSEDGVNKDSDTEKETEKEDANIQPPSTTNNTKNIKSLKSGQTTVELKIPDYDQTAWANGDIKEVTATVNFGDSTSTGKKVNFTLPDGMRFVSLPVPSNYQAGTNEDTGVLSYLGASDPLGIAITSVEVPNKETAYSQATFGTVSYELSPGTEKASFKFSVRVDAAKYYGPTDLADPIKTEVYKGEASTPVASADQAIRAEGNKVVGYADQNHVKTMFRTWYNDQRLSEVLASTDTTDSYNYTKSYSVVNGSNSLDSRGAAVYIAKNIEVTLYYPEGMEFVNVVNNAGTVLKENSNVTITNYPSENKVVINNKHLNNSATSNSIYGVKYKVPKGTPAGTYSTAKAPHAVITTYDGEVFESDALTTNPNDLTTIAPLDTCKVVDTTENKMTLTTANGQLNPNNETWAGSIQINNKKSAGVKKNQMYQIKFDPNWEAYMVNIPFDSTISGNKISEVQYKTNLNDAFRTFDGALIKNNNQMYRLDAKAVGLEEGEYFTEVKANVGDFAPGYQSTEASATYRWNSTASYGKIKPGVTSVQYEGAIWDADDESNTKVSGISTYKVSSAESTVANGTAAFYNKAGTKVKTASAGETINTKATLVLHDYPYGTRTVLNDPEVYLHALEGTTIQPSSIKLTDQGGKDVNFTVEQETANNGDKVYALKTTDVSVGVYVGYPTKHKYLNISYDTTFDVTLNKSINMDAQQVIAWGANVTPATGTNTFSDLGLDVNKNGRDNDKLLSVNSSTLSIPKQDTVTVETFLSVAGEGDKAAYMEGEDSTVSYFSPGTDADYTVKITNTSSGNASTFELYIPIPKTGQDFGSKFQSEPFKWDMKLNGALPVNAEQQDQFDVSYATTATGDNYDSTDIYSNTVADYEKVNMVRIKVKTQINAGETQTFKVPLKVDETFDSATEGNKIGERDIYNPYYRVITNTFAGSLSGTKVGAELVIGEVAGMLFNDKDVNGSYEKDKGDEPLANETVELYKWNVSTSEYEPAKVGDKNITATTDSNGKYSFDYSDGVGYGNYAVKFPDKAGYQYTLKNIGKDTSLNSDVPYSGADRGWAKQINPTLPSSQYTNAGYYAYNPTQDLKVNLDEKQVQMGRSLEITLPKVASTTGQAAEDTIEPSFFKNIKATTNGYKWTVADTKVATVQTLADGSAAVVGVSTNDKTIDVTDLTLTIQDIFGTEQSSTAPVYVTGKEGTVAQQDGYTMGAADFSLEYKEATELTKAQALTLAKTAAFEEVKNGVNSSAEDCLDLVQVNQTQLDAIKNGSNQGGVYPLTYTITKDSKTVSVTIQVTVEDDLTAVNAHDSTIYIGDTWEAEDNFDSATNKEGDTNVAFSDVTVTGTVNTTVAGAYPVTYTYNGVSKKINVTVKAKQTAVNAHDSAIYTGDTWNAEDNFDSALDKDGNSVVFANVTVAGNVNTTEAGTNTITYSYDGGSKTITVTVLENKEGISAHDSTIYVGDAWDAKDNFDSAFDKDGNAVDLEDVTVTEKPTVDTTKAGAYEVTYKYGKVSKKITLTVKAKLTAVNAHDSAIYIGDTWSAEDNFDSALDKDGNSVAFADIEVKGTVDTDKVGTYPVTYTYDGVSKTINIQVKDILTAVNAHDSEIYIGDNWNAKDNFDSAKDKDGNTVNWKDINVSENPAVDLETVGVYQVTYSYGGVSKTINLTVHPRKTSLEVHDSTMYTGDKWKAEDNFDNATDKKGDQIPFKDVTVTGQVDSKTAGTYEITYIYDGVKKVAHITVIQNQAQITVKDSVIPYGEKWEAEANFIGATNRDGVAIPFSKIQVEGKVDVNKAGTYKVIYTYDPNEGTADAGKKQLSVTANIQVEAEIVKPIKPVDPSKPTDPKKPVKPSTPTKPSTEKTPLKVVDNKQHTRTYEEAKPLPKTGDQTNTWVIWTGVCLLSMSLLLWVVMRGRKKNYQ
- a CDS encoding DUF1294 domain-containing protein yields the protein MILTIYLIAITLISFLLFAIDKRKAIKHAYRIPESVLLFSAFLGGAFGSWMSMQLFHHKTQKPKFRILVPLAMVWTVGVVVWWLY
- a CDS encoding RidA family protein, yielding MAKEIIQTSSAPKALGPYSQAVKVNGLIFTSGQLGINPATGELVVGATKQAEQAFKNLAAVLEEAGSGLDKIIKATVFFKDLNEFKAVNEVYATFFSSDFPARSAFQVAKLPLDAEIEIEVIAEA